From Lolium perenne isolate Kyuss_39 chromosome 5, Kyuss_2.0, whole genome shotgun sequence, a single genomic window includes:
- the LOC127299904 gene encoding uncharacterized protein isoform X2, translated as MVGGNPRSKPQLRLAVRLRPRPIPWRIVVKNLISNGPMLAPLPQSCPTQPNFNNIPTQGINQNMAEQFSIFLDSAKEMMGNLFGRLDGVCTSLKESSESMKQLTGVIAEREEGSKKRHEERKRKDLDMCIGMKNGDVMYVDEPSQSQTGNLFDKQKRTVKEMGFWLQNRATVEDLNGPWIQFQDNPRFTIDGNYINKFVNTEVDVDQKMAFAIARLLNRGPGKQEADSGFTCHFLLHDWAAKALHDSSTTEDCIPLFDRHGLKKSKLVKCNKIVPFVLLGGKWLSVSIDIPGRSTTLIHPTAAQRPVNEVEEQFKPMCHRLTKFALSNISALTMKNIKHEHWSYNVALREEHTFTPNNAGAIAFYYSIPRENQFMAVSDAPVTNVKMNFVHELIKMCSKTTNKTVKRCAIRNPPAPPAPPAPKVLKAADQGDGRALKRPRKQKEKLEDGDCSESGSCSKNEFD; from the exons ATGGTAGGAGGAAATCCAAGATCCAAACCACAGCTACGATTGGCTGTTAGGTTGAGACCTCGGCCGATTCCGTGGAGGATAGTTGTTAAG AACTTGATTTCTAATGGACCGATGTTAGCTCCATTACCTCAAAGCTGCCCTACTCAGCCAAACTTCAACAATATCCCTACCCAG GGCATAAATCAAAACATGGCGGAAcaattttctatctttcttgattCGGCAAAAGAGATGATGGGCAATCTGTTCGGACGACTTGACGGTGTGTGCACAAGCCTAAAGGAATCATCTGAATCCATGAAGCAGCTGACAGGCGTCATTGCTGAAAGGGAGGAAGGTTCTAAAAaaagacatgaagaaagaaagAGGAAGGACTTAG ATATGTGTATTGGGATGAAAAATGGAGATGTCATGTATGTTGATGAACCATCTCAGTCGCAGACAGGCAATTTGTTTGATAAGCAAAAGAggacggtga AGGAGATGGGCTTTTGGTTGCAGAATAGAGCCACAGTTGAAGATCTAAATGG ACCATGGATACAATTCCAAGACAACCCAAGGTTTACCATAGATGGTAATTATATAAACAAGTTCGTGAATACTGAAGTTGACGTTGATCAGAAAATGGCCTTTGCCATCGCAAGGCTGCTGAATAGAGGTCCAGGAAAGCAAGAAGCAGACTCTGGATTTACATGCCACTTCCTACTACATGATTGGGCA GCCAAGGCTCTACATGATAGTTCAACAACAGAAGATTGCATTCCTCTCTTTGACAGGCATGGTTTGAAGAAAAGCAAACTTGTTAAGTGCAACAAG ATTGTCCCATTTGTTCTTCTTGGTGGAAAATGGTTGTCGGTCTCAATAGACATCCCTGGTAGGTCAACTACACTGATACACCCAACAGCTGCACAAAGACCTGTTAATGAAGTAGAGGAACAGTTCAAACCAATGTGCCATAGGCTGACGAAATTTGCTCTAAGCAACATTTCTGCGCTCACAATGAAGAACATCAAACACGAGCACTGGAGCTACAATGTTGCGCTGAGGGAAGAACACACATTCACCCC AAACAACGCTGGAGCGATTGCCTTCTACTACAGTATACCGAGGGAAAACCAATTCATG GCTGTTTCTGACGCACCGGTAACAAACGTCAAGATGAATTTTGTGCACGAACTTATCAAGATGTGCAGTAAAACTACAAACAAAACTGTAAAGAGGTGTGCCATCAGGAACCCTCCAGCCCCTCCAGCCCCTCCAGCTCCGAAAGTGTTGAAggcggc CGATCAAGGAGATGGCAGAGCACTGAAACGACCTCGCAAGCAGAAGGAGAAGCTTGAAGATGGTGACTGCAGCGAGTCTGGATCGTGCAGCAAAAATGAGTTTGACTAA
- the LOC127299904 gene encoding uncharacterized protein isoform X1: MVGGNPRSKPQLRLAVRLRPRPIPWRIVVKQNLISNGPMLAPLPQSCPTQPNFNNIPTQGINQNMAEQFSIFLDSAKEMMGNLFGRLDGVCTSLKESSESMKQLTGVIAEREEGSKKRHEERKRKDLDMCIGMKNGDVMYVDEPSQSQTGNLFDKQKRTVKEMGFWLQNRATVEDLNGPWIQFQDNPRFTIDGNYINKFVNTEVDVDQKMAFAIARLLNRGPGKQEADSGFTCHFLLHDWAAKALHDSSTTEDCIPLFDRHGLKKSKLVKCNKIVPFVLLGGKWLSVSIDIPGRSTTLIHPTAAQRPVNEVEEQFKPMCHRLTKFALSNISALTMKNIKHEHWSYNVALREEHTFTPNNAGAIAFYYSIPRENQFMAVSDAPVTNVKMNFVHELIKMCSKTTNKTVKRCAIRNPPAPPAPPAPKVLKAADQGDGRALKRPRKQKEKLEDGDCSESGSCSKNEFD; encoded by the exons ATGGTAGGAGGAAATCCAAGATCCAAACCACAGCTACGATTGGCTGTTAGGTTGAGACCTCGGCCGATTCCGTGGAGGATAGTTGTTAAG CAGAACTTGATTTCTAATGGACCGATGTTAGCTCCATTACCTCAAAGCTGCCCTACTCAGCCAAACTTCAACAATATCCCTACCCAG GGCATAAATCAAAACATGGCGGAAcaattttctatctttcttgattCGGCAAAAGAGATGATGGGCAATCTGTTCGGACGACTTGACGGTGTGTGCACAAGCCTAAAGGAATCATCTGAATCCATGAAGCAGCTGACAGGCGTCATTGCTGAAAGGGAGGAAGGTTCTAAAAaaagacatgaagaaagaaagAGGAAGGACTTAG ATATGTGTATTGGGATGAAAAATGGAGATGTCATGTATGTTGATGAACCATCTCAGTCGCAGACAGGCAATTTGTTTGATAAGCAAAAGAggacggtga AGGAGATGGGCTTTTGGTTGCAGAATAGAGCCACAGTTGAAGATCTAAATGG ACCATGGATACAATTCCAAGACAACCCAAGGTTTACCATAGATGGTAATTATATAAACAAGTTCGTGAATACTGAAGTTGACGTTGATCAGAAAATGGCCTTTGCCATCGCAAGGCTGCTGAATAGAGGTCCAGGAAAGCAAGAAGCAGACTCTGGATTTACATGCCACTTCCTACTACATGATTGGGCA GCCAAGGCTCTACATGATAGTTCAACAACAGAAGATTGCATTCCTCTCTTTGACAGGCATGGTTTGAAGAAAAGCAAACTTGTTAAGTGCAACAAG ATTGTCCCATTTGTTCTTCTTGGTGGAAAATGGTTGTCGGTCTCAATAGACATCCCTGGTAGGTCAACTACACTGATACACCCAACAGCTGCACAAAGACCTGTTAATGAAGTAGAGGAACAGTTCAAACCAATGTGCCATAGGCTGACGAAATTTGCTCTAAGCAACATTTCTGCGCTCACAATGAAGAACATCAAACACGAGCACTGGAGCTACAATGTTGCGCTGAGGGAAGAACACACATTCACCCC AAACAACGCTGGAGCGATTGCCTTCTACTACAGTATACCGAGGGAAAACCAATTCATG GCTGTTTCTGACGCACCGGTAACAAACGTCAAGATGAATTTTGTGCACGAACTTATCAAGATGTGCAGTAAAACTACAAACAAAACTGTAAAGAGGTGTGCCATCAGGAACCCTCCAGCCCCTCCAGCCCCTCCAGCTCCGAAAGTGTTGAAggcggc CGATCAAGGAGATGGCAGAGCACTGAAACGACCTCGCAAGCAGAAGGAGAAGCTTGAAGATGGTGACTGCAGCGAGTCTGGATCGTGCAGCAAAAATGAGTTTGACTAA